The following proteins are co-located in the Betta splendens chromosome 9, fBetSpl5.4, whole genome shotgun sequence genome:
- the lrmp gene encoding inositol 1,4,5-triphosphate receptor associated 2 isoform X6 produces the protein MDYCTPQSSRRHNPVDSICRKLQTIQWRGDREPNSPFQIPKLSSTSYDSPQCGLRNNLEAILKKGAQHRDEGDRARGKESERGMGMPSSAASRRSSFGQSALRPAPSTPAYSSPVPANVTYTITSTLGERRGADGSDSKHVKTWQKYCSTPTGQSKDSPYFTFTRGPQSVQGESDSADVSHVFTPSHSTLSYNLNFRSADTTNLREYELPYPALVVKRLSMGDGGTSAGSENRKDSMAEISLICEENLLDTIFHACDTQRRGKVYVSHIVDYLRHTTSRGSEDSGLEELCNMLDPEHKDVSIDLDTYHAVMKEWIDECRNHGEEPTPDVTQDSAKLRDSLCAKRSMLLNITSGSLEAFGGEVSRVEFETSELVYCVADLQMSNQKLQEEVRKLKQVVEGMEDSNQKLAEENEELRTQARVNQQIAQKEKMLKEEVEEMKATLSCTEEGRARASAHSKHVEKENQSLIAKIASLQEENFKVTMETDELQKRITELCDINADLQLQIHSFDAVVSDKEAVILEKTNQIDELKATVEEYSSITELLRADKSKLESQMQMMHPNLSGAGLSLSVAYRLNQSSSGSLQTELALAQSPQEAQHGIGHLSTTMGLVSPLDETLDKEVLLMLQGPSPEQMALEFQSLLNKLKIDFREETDYMLSTVRGLLDDCSHPRGNMDASLQALQAELHARRADWDLSLDQLAQYTDSLEKELIKMAGNMRRSRTDILHLSVRVQEQENQKRQLCEELEQLKTPQDSREASCQTPAPEEEPGDDLYWDEEFALQDFLKNEIAERNCRLQDGQKESTREESTEKITGRGDEEEGEEKWTVVDGAVEADVRDMSTPLSAFSGDAQAEQGALEEHEDTVSCSGSKPEDNCQPLQEEAAVPLSTHSQAVSVRHPEANALPDPSYSENNKKCETTPSRSDDPAENMSISPEQDTSGNGLPMAVEKVSPENTSPGLDETTTQCESTEPTCVAQRGAEEKEDEASPSPGDMSRTKSLNCDQSTDRSPAEDSTSLLPVVVEEEESVQDSTVEAPTTDTNMPGTDQLGSSKMTTSNGSSPQSGSSITLASQSGNGMGSVTSDPSQSDDSGARKNSLLHHGKNKRQLELLGSMEVIREQNFQEYQSETSVISEKEAKTSNITDSNDTCKDDKNSLLPSDKEVEAEFQRLALGFKCDMFTLEKRLRLEERSRDLAEENVRREVSSCQGLLQALTPLCEDDNQSMEIILRLQKNLDILIQSMARVSSRSEMLGAIHQENRIGKAVEVMIQHVENLRRMYTKEHAELLELRETLMQNERSFGSQTERDDFRGKKLPQYKASARRVSIAAIPRGGANMQFDMSKTQDGSEAEVERLTQRSPWTACDSTDQAEEKEEKEKLVAERRRSSLSELGSKLTSLILPLKTPSPSSSPMSTDPGATQALSNSLTSSRATTAAVARGGRGIWLWLAMVVMLAGLLALLASLVMQPAADAAPVGTGDSWMTIQQLLWPYAGLRHNGQPPV, from the exons CCAACTCACCGTTCCAGATCCCCAAGCTGTCCTCCACCAGCTACGACAGCCCCCAGTGTGGCCTCCGCAACAACCTGGAAGCCATCCTGAAGAAGGGGGCCCAGCACAGAGACGAGGGCGACAGGGCCAGGGggaaggagagcgagcgagggatgGGGATGCCGAGCTCCGCGGCGTCCCGGAGGAGCAGCTTTGGACAGTCTGCCCTGCGGCCCGCGCCTTCCACCCCCGCCTACAGCTCCCCCGTGCCAGCCAACGTCACAtacaccatcaccagcacccTGGGAGAGAGACGGGGCGCTGACGGGAGTGATTCGAAGCACGTGAAGACATGGCAGAAGTACTGTTCCACACCCACGGGCCAGTCCAAGGACTCCCCGTACTTTACGTTCACACGGGGGCCTCAGTCGGTGCAGGGCGAGAGCGACAGTGCCGACGTGTCGCATGTTTTCACACCCAGCCACAGCACCCTCTCCTACAACCTGAACTTCCGCTCTGCAGACACGACGAACCTGAGGGAGTACGAGCTGCCCTACCCCGCTCTGGTGGTGAAAAGACTGTCCATGGGAGACGGAG GTACCTCCGCCGGCTCCGAAAACCGAAAGGACAGCATGGCCGAGATCAGTCTCATCTGTGAGGAGAATCTGCTGGATACCATCTTCCATGCGTGTGACACCCAGCGGCGAG GTAAAGTGTACGTGTCTCACATCGTTGACTACCTGCGGCACACGACCAGTCGGGGCTCGGAGGACAGTggcctggaggagctgtgtaACATGCTGGACCCAGAACACAAAGACGTCTCTATCGATCTGGACACCTACCACGCCGTCATGAAGGAGTGGATCGATGAGTGCCGCAACCACGG GGAGGAGCCGACCCCTGATGTCACCCAAGACTCAGCCAAACTCCGAGACAGCCTCTGTG CCAAAAGGTCCATGCTGCTGAACATCACGTCGGGAAGCTTGGAGGCGTTTGGAGGAGAGGTGTCCAGAGTAGAATT CGAGACATCAGAGCTGGTGTATTGTGTTGCTGACCTTCAGATGAGCAACCAAaagctccaggaggaggtgaggaagttAAAGCAAGTAGTGGAGGGCATGGAGGACAGCAACCAGAAGCTGGcggaggagaacgaggagctACGCACCCAGGCTAGGGT CAACCAGCAGATAGCGCAGAAGGAGAagatgctgaaggaggaggtagaggagaTGAAGGCCACTCTGAGCTGCACAGAAGAAGGCCGAGCTCGTGCCTCCGCACACAGCAAGCACGTG GAAAAAGAGAACCAGAGTCTGATTGCAAAGATTGCTTCTCTTCAAGAAGAG AACTTCAAGGTCACCATGGAGACGGACGAGCTTCAGAAGAGAATCACAGAGCTGTGTGACATTAATGCTGACCTTCAG TTACAAATTCACTCTTTTGATGCTGTGGTTAGTGACAAGGAGGCAGTGATATTAGAG AAAACCAATCAGATAGATGAGCTAAAGGCAACAGTGGAGGAGTACTCTTCCATCACAGAG TTGCTGAGGGCAGACAAGAGCAAACTGGAAAGCCAAATGCAGATGATGCACCCAAACCTCTCTGG tgCTGGTCTGTCGCTGTCGGTGGCCTACAGGTTGAACCAGAGCAGCTCAGGATCGCTACAGACTGAACTAGCTCTGGCGCAGTCGCCACAGGAG GCTCAACATGGAATTGGACATTTGTCCACAACTATGGGTTTAGTCAGCCCACTGGACGAGACACTGGACAAGGAGGTGTTACTGATGCTGCAGGGACCCAGCCCTGAACAAATGGCTCTGGAGTTCCAGAGCCTCCTAAACAAGCTG AAAATCGATTTCAGAGAAGAAACCGACTATATGTTGTCTACAGTTAGAGGCTTGTTGGATGACTGTTCACATCCCAGGGGCAACATGGACGCCAGCCTTCAG GCGTTGCAGGCCGAGCTGCACGCGAGGAGGGCTGACTGGGACCTTAGCCTGGACCAGCTGGCCCAGTACACAGACTCCCTGGAAAAGGAGCTAATTAAAATGGCTGGTAACATGCGAAGGTCCCGTACTGACATACTCCACCTTTCAGTCAG ggtgcaggagcaggagaaccAGAAGCGGcagctgtgtgaggagctggagcagttAAAGACACCCCAGGACAGCAGAGAGGCTTCATGTCAAACGCCTGCACCAGAGGAAGAG CCCGGCGACGACTTGTATTGGGACGAGGAGTTTGCTCTCCAAGACTTCCTGAAGAACGAGATAGCGGAAAGAAATTGCAGGCTGCAGGACGGGCAGAAGGAGAGCACGCGCGAGGAGTCAACTGAGAAAATAacagggagaggagacgaggaggagggcgaggagaaGTGGACAGTGGTGGACGGAGCAGTAGAGGCAGACGTCAGGGACATGTCGACGCCTCTCTCTGCGTTCTCTGGGGATGCCCAGGCAGAGCAGGGTGCGTTGGAAGAGCATGAAG AcactgtgtcctgcagtgggtcgAAGCCAGAGGACAACTGTCAACCTTTGCAG gaagaagcagcagtgCCATTGAGCACCCACTCACAAGCTGTCAGCGTCAGGCACCCAGAGGCGAATGCTCTGCCTGATCCATCCTACTCAGAGAACAACA AAAAATGTGAGACTACGCCATCACGCTCAGATGATCCAGCAGAAAATATGAGCATCTCGCCTGAACAGGACACATCTGGTAACGGTCTTCCGATGGCAGTCGAGAAGGTTTCTCCTGAGAACACCTCGCCAGGATTAGATGAAACCACTACCCAGTGTGAGAG CACTGAGCCCACCTGTGTGGCccaaagaggagcagaagagaAGGAAGACGAGGCGAGCCCGAGCCCGGGAGATATGAGTCGTACTAAG AGCCTGAACTGTGACCAGTCCACAGACAGATCACCAGCAGAGGACAG CACAAGCCTGCTaccggtggtggtggaggaggaggagagcgttCAGGATAGCACAGTCGAGGCACCAACAACAGATACCAACATGCCAG GGACAGATCAGCTCGGCAGCAGCAAAATGACCACCTCTAACGGCAGCTCCCCTCAGTCGGGATCGTCCATCACACTCGCCAGCCAATCGGGGAATGGCATGGGaagtgtgacctctgaccccagccAGTCGGACGATAGCGGTGCCAGGAAGAACTCTCTTCTGCACCACGGGAAAAATAAAAGGCAGCTG GAGCTTTTGGGCAGCATGGAGGTCATCAGGGAGCAGAACTTCCAGGAGTACCAAAGTGAGACCAGTGTGATCAGTGAAAAGGAAg CAAAGACGTCAAACATAACCGATAGCAATGACACCTGTAAAGATGATAAGAACAG cttgttACCCAGTGACAAGGAAGTTGAG GCAGAGTTCCAGCGTCTGGCGCTGGGCTTTAAGTGTGACATGTTTACCCTGGAGAAGAGGCTCCGACTGGAGGAGAGGTCACGTGACCTGGCTGAGGAGAACGTCCGCAGGGAAGTGTCCAGCTGCCAGGGCttactgcag GCTCTAACTCCTCTGTGTGAGGATGATAACCAGTCCATGGAGATCATCCTTAGGCTCCAGAAGAACCTTGATATCCTCATCCAGTCCATGGCTAGGGTATCCAGTCGGTCTGAGATGCTTGGCGCCATTCATCAA GAGAATCGCATTGGCAAAGCAGTGGAGGTGATGATCCAGCACGTGGAGAACCTGAGGAGGATGTACACCAAAGAGCACGCTGAGCTGTTGGAGCTGAGAGAGACGCTCATGCAGAATGAGAGGTCGTTTGGATCACAAACCGAAAGAG ATGACTTCCGGGGCAAGAAGCTGCCACAGTACAAG GCATCAGCTCGCAGAGTCAGCATAGCGGCGATCCCTCGTGGTGGAGCCAACATGCAATTTGACATG tccaaaacacagGACGGCTCAGAAGCTGAAGTGGAGAGGCTGACCCAGCGCTCACCATG GACGGCGTGCGACAGCACTGACCaggcggaggagaaggaggagaaggagaagctggtggcagagaggaggaggtccagTCTTAGTGAGCTGGGCAGCAAACTCACCTCCCTCATTCTGCCCCTCAAGAC TCCGAGCCCTTCCTCCAGCCCCATGTCTACAGACCCAGGAGCAACCCAGGCCCTGTCAAACAGCCTGACCTCGTCCCGGGCAACAACGGCAGCAGTAGCCAGAGGTGgcagaggcatctggctttgGTTGGCCATGGTAGTGATGCTGGCAG GACTCTTGGCACTTCTGGCCAGCCTGGTGATGCAGCCAGCAGCGGATGCTGCTCCCGTGGGGACCGGGGACTCATGGATGACCATTCAGCAGCTACTGTGGCCCTATGCGGGGCTCCGGCACAATGGACAGCCACCCGTCTAG
- the lrmp gene encoding inositol 1,4,5-triphosphate receptor associated 2 isoform X8, which yields MDYCTPQSSRRHNPVDSICRKLQTIQWRGDREPNSPFQIPKLSSTSYDSPQCGLRNNLEAILKKGAQHRDEGDRARGKESERGMGMPSSAASRRSSFGQSALRPAPSTPAYSSPVPANVTYTITSTLGERRGADGSDSKHVKTWQKYCSTPTGQSKDSPYFTFTRGPQSVQGESDSADVSHVFTPSHSTLSYNLNFRSADTTNLREYELPYPALVVKRLSMGDGGTSAGSENRKDSMAEISLICEENLLDTIFHACDTQRRGKVYVSHIVDYLRHTTSRGSEDSGLEELCNMLDPEHKDVSIDLDTYHAVMKEWIDECRNHGEEPTPDVTQDSAKLRDSLCAKRSMLLNITSGSLEAFGGEVSRVEFETSELVYCVADLQMSNQKLQEEVRKLKQVVEGMEDSNQKLAEENEELRTQARVNQQIAQKEKMLKEEVEEMKATLSCTEEGRARASAHSKHVEKENQSLIAKIASLQEENFKVTMETDELQKRITELCDINADLQLQIHSFDAVVSDKEAVILEKTNQIDELKATVEEYSSITELLRADKSKLESQMQMMHPNLSGAGLSLSVAYRLNQSSSGSLQTELALAQSPQEAQHGIGHLSTTMGLVSPLDETLDKEVLLMLQGPSPEQMALEFQSLLNKLKIDFREETDYMLSTVRGLLDDCSHPRGNMDASLQALQAELHARRADWDLSLDQLAQYTDSLEKELIKMAGNMRRSRTDILHLSVRVQEQENQKRQLCEELEQLKTPQDSREASCQTPAPEEEPGDDLYWDEEFALQDFLKNEIAERNCRLQDGQKESTREESTEKITGRGDEEEGEEKWTVVDGAVEADVRDMSTPLSAFSGDAQAEQGALEEHEDTVSCSGSKPEDNCQPLQEEAAVPLSTHSQAVSVRHPEANALPDPSYSENNKKCETTPSRSDDPAENMSISPEQDTSGNGLPMAVEKVSPENTSPGLDETTTQCESTEPTCVAQRGAEEKEDEASPSPGDMSRTKSLNCDQSTDRSPAEDSTSLLPVVVEEEESVQDSTVEAPTTDTNMPGTDQLGSSKMTTSNGSSPQSGSSITLASQSGNGMGSVTSDPSQSDDSGARKNSLLHHGKNKRQLELLGSMEVIREQNFQEYQSETSVISEKEAKTSNITDSNDTCKDDKNSLLPSDKEVEAEFQRLALGFKCDMFTLEKRLRLEERSRDLAEENVRREVSSCQGLLQALTPLCEDDNQSMEIILRLQKNLDILIQSMARVSSRSEMLGAIHQENRIGKAVEVMIQHVENLRRMYTKEHAELLELRETLMQNERSFGSQTERDDFRGKKLPQYKASARRVSIAAIPRGGANMQFDMSKTQDGSEAEVERLTQRSPWNVAGKSMARPPLKRFVSSAAWVDTEEPCVMMKGPSPSSSPMSTDPGATQALSNSLTSSRATTAAVARGGRGIWLWLAMVVMLAGLLALLASLVMQPAADAAPVGTGDSWMTIQQLLWPYAGLRHNGQPPV from the exons CCAACTCACCGTTCCAGATCCCCAAGCTGTCCTCCACCAGCTACGACAGCCCCCAGTGTGGCCTCCGCAACAACCTGGAAGCCATCCTGAAGAAGGGGGCCCAGCACAGAGACGAGGGCGACAGGGCCAGGGggaaggagagcgagcgagggatgGGGATGCCGAGCTCCGCGGCGTCCCGGAGGAGCAGCTTTGGACAGTCTGCCCTGCGGCCCGCGCCTTCCACCCCCGCCTACAGCTCCCCCGTGCCAGCCAACGTCACAtacaccatcaccagcacccTGGGAGAGAGACGGGGCGCTGACGGGAGTGATTCGAAGCACGTGAAGACATGGCAGAAGTACTGTTCCACACCCACGGGCCAGTCCAAGGACTCCCCGTACTTTACGTTCACACGGGGGCCTCAGTCGGTGCAGGGCGAGAGCGACAGTGCCGACGTGTCGCATGTTTTCACACCCAGCCACAGCACCCTCTCCTACAACCTGAACTTCCGCTCTGCAGACACGACGAACCTGAGGGAGTACGAGCTGCCCTACCCCGCTCTGGTGGTGAAAAGACTGTCCATGGGAGACGGAG GTACCTCCGCCGGCTCCGAAAACCGAAAGGACAGCATGGCCGAGATCAGTCTCATCTGTGAGGAGAATCTGCTGGATACCATCTTCCATGCGTGTGACACCCAGCGGCGAG GTAAAGTGTACGTGTCTCACATCGTTGACTACCTGCGGCACACGACCAGTCGGGGCTCGGAGGACAGTggcctggaggagctgtgtaACATGCTGGACCCAGAACACAAAGACGTCTCTATCGATCTGGACACCTACCACGCCGTCATGAAGGAGTGGATCGATGAGTGCCGCAACCACGG GGAGGAGCCGACCCCTGATGTCACCCAAGACTCAGCCAAACTCCGAGACAGCCTCTGTG CCAAAAGGTCCATGCTGCTGAACATCACGTCGGGAAGCTTGGAGGCGTTTGGAGGAGAGGTGTCCAGAGTAGAATT CGAGACATCAGAGCTGGTGTATTGTGTTGCTGACCTTCAGATGAGCAACCAAaagctccaggaggaggtgaggaagttAAAGCAAGTAGTGGAGGGCATGGAGGACAGCAACCAGAAGCTGGcggaggagaacgaggagctACGCACCCAGGCTAGGGT CAACCAGCAGATAGCGCAGAAGGAGAagatgctgaaggaggaggtagaggagaTGAAGGCCACTCTGAGCTGCACAGAAGAAGGCCGAGCTCGTGCCTCCGCACACAGCAAGCACGTG GAAAAAGAGAACCAGAGTCTGATTGCAAAGATTGCTTCTCTTCAAGAAGAG AACTTCAAGGTCACCATGGAGACGGACGAGCTTCAGAAGAGAATCACAGAGCTGTGTGACATTAATGCTGACCTTCAG TTACAAATTCACTCTTTTGATGCTGTGGTTAGTGACAAGGAGGCAGTGATATTAGAG AAAACCAATCAGATAGATGAGCTAAAGGCAACAGTGGAGGAGTACTCTTCCATCACAGAG TTGCTGAGGGCAGACAAGAGCAAACTGGAAAGCCAAATGCAGATGATGCACCCAAACCTCTCTGG tgCTGGTCTGTCGCTGTCGGTGGCCTACAGGTTGAACCAGAGCAGCTCAGGATCGCTACAGACTGAACTAGCTCTGGCGCAGTCGCCACAGGAG GCTCAACATGGAATTGGACATTTGTCCACAACTATGGGTTTAGTCAGCCCACTGGACGAGACACTGGACAAGGAGGTGTTACTGATGCTGCAGGGACCCAGCCCTGAACAAATGGCTCTGGAGTTCCAGAGCCTCCTAAACAAGCTG AAAATCGATTTCAGAGAAGAAACCGACTATATGTTGTCTACAGTTAGAGGCTTGTTGGATGACTGTTCACATCCCAGGGGCAACATGGACGCCAGCCTTCAG GCGTTGCAGGCCGAGCTGCACGCGAGGAGGGCTGACTGGGACCTTAGCCTGGACCAGCTGGCCCAGTACACAGACTCCCTGGAAAAGGAGCTAATTAAAATGGCTGGTAACATGCGAAGGTCCCGTACTGACATACTCCACCTTTCAGTCAG ggtgcaggagcaggagaaccAGAAGCGGcagctgtgtgaggagctggagcagttAAAGACACCCCAGGACAGCAGAGAGGCTTCATGTCAAACGCCTGCACCAGAGGAAGAG CCCGGCGACGACTTGTATTGGGACGAGGAGTTTGCTCTCCAAGACTTCCTGAAGAACGAGATAGCGGAAAGAAATTGCAGGCTGCAGGACGGGCAGAAGGAGAGCACGCGCGAGGAGTCAACTGAGAAAATAacagggagaggagacgaggaggagggcgaggagaaGTGGACAGTGGTGGACGGAGCAGTAGAGGCAGACGTCAGGGACATGTCGACGCCTCTCTCTGCGTTCTCTGGGGATGCCCAGGCAGAGCAGGGTGCGTTGGAAGAGCATGAAG AcactgtgtcctgcagtgggtcgAAGCCAGAGGACAACTGTCAACCTTTGCAG gaagaagcagcagtgCCATTGAGCACCCACTCACAAGCTGTCAGCGTCAGGCACCCAGAGGCGAATGCTCTGCCTGATCCATCCTACTCAGAGAACAACA AAAAATGTGAGACTACGCCATCACGCTCAGATGATCCAGCAGAAAATATGAGCATCTCGCCTGAACAGGACACATCTGGTAACGGTCTTCCGATGGCAGTCGAGAAGGTTTCTCCTGAGAACACCTCGCCAGGATTAGATGAAACCACTACCCAGTGTGAGAG CACTGAGCCCACCTGTGTGGCccaaagaggagcagaagagaAGGAAGACGAGGCGAGCCCGAGCCCGGGAGATATGAGTCGTACTAAG AGCCTGAACTGTGACCAGTCCACAGACAGATCACCAGCAGAGGACAG CACAAGCCTGCTaccggtggtggtggaggaggaggagagcgttCAGGATAGCACAGTCGAGGCACCAACAACAGATACCAACATGCCAG GGACAGATCAGCTCGGCAGCAGCAAAATGACCACCTCTAACGGCAGCTCCCCTCAGTCGGGATCGTCCATCACACTCGCCAGCCAATCGGGGAATGGCATGGGaagtgtgacctctgaccccagccAGTCGGACGATAGCGGTGCCAGGAAGAACTCTCTTCTGCACCACGGGAAAAATAAAAGGCAGCTG GAGCTTTTGGGCAGCATGGAGGTCATCAGGGAGCAGAACTTCCAGGAGTACCAAAGTGAGACCAGTGTGATCAGTGAAAAGGAAg CAAAGACGTCAAACATAACCGATAGCAATGACACCTGTAAAGATGATAAGAACAG cttgttACCCAGTGACAAGGAAGTTGAG GCAGAGTTCCAGCGTCTGGCGCTGGGCTTTAAGTGTGACATGTTTACCCTGGAGAAGAGGCTCCGACTGGAGGAGAGGTCACGTGACCTGGCTGAGGAGAACGTCCGCAGGGAAGTGTCCAGCTGCCAGGGCttactgcag GCTCTAACTCCTCTGTGTGAGGATGATAACCAGTCCATGGAGATCATCCTTAGGCTCCAGAAGAACCTTGATATCCTCATCCAGTCCATGGCTAGGGTATCCAGTCGGTCTGAGATGCTTGGCGCCATTCATCAA GAGAATCGCATTGGCAAAGCAGTGGAGGTGATGATCCAGCACGTGGAGAACCTGAGGAGGATGTACACCAAAGAGCACGCTGAGCTGTTGGAGCTGAGAGAGACGCTCATGCAGAATGAGAGGTCGTTTGGATCACAAACCGAAAGAG ATGACTTCCGGGGCAAGAAGCTGCCACAGTACAAG GCATCAGCTCGCAGAGTCAGCATAGCGGCGATCCCTCGTGGTGGAGCCAACATGCAATTTGACATG tccaaaacacagGACGGCTCAGAAGCTGAAGTGGAGAGGCTGACCCAGCGCTCACCATG GAATGTGGCAGGGAAGAGCATGGCGCGCCCCCCACTAAAGCGCTTTGTTAGCTCTGCGGCCTGGGTTGACACTGAGGAGCCCTGTGTCATGATGAAGGG TCCGAGCCCTTCCTCCAGCCCCATGTCTACAGACCCAGGAGCAACCCAGGCCCTGTCAAACAGCCTGACCTCGTCCCGGGCAACAACGGCAGCAGTAGCCAGAGGTGgcagaggcatctggctttgGTTGGCCATGGTAGTGATGCTGGCAG GACTCTTGGCACTTCTGGCCAGCCTGGTGATGCAGCCAGCAGCGGATGCTGCTCCCGTGGGGACCGGGGACTCATGGATGACCATTCAGCAGCTACTGTGGCCCTATGCGGGGCTCCGGCACAATGGACAGCCACCCGTCTAG